One window of Cellulomonas shaoxiangyii genomic DNA carries:
- a CDS encoding NYN domain-containing protein, whose amino-acid sequence MGAAGTGTGDGAASVPDDAVPDALRAMLVRAAADVLGGMEPAEVPTALTAVRRFAPRRRATTGAVPLWTALRTDDAFRARVARVWAAAHEEPAGTGSGEVDDHPGDDRLEGSDHAAAGAAGRGTPRPSLAAAAGAWLQGRPWRPLVPPAPGAGDGPDDAPGADRPSDALRREAERLRTALGVARDAERATREELASLQRELRRLRSDADRARSEARRLADDAAADAARAAEERRAAADLAAQAADARRAAAAERAAARDQVRTGRALADARTRLLLDTLLDAAAGLRAELALPPVARTPAEIVAPSAPPAGDRPTSRGRTVEDPALLDELLRLPRAHLLVDGYNVSKTGWPGLPLADQRRVLVDSLARLVAHSGAEVTCCFDGADGHRAPAQQRGVRVAFSSGEIADDLLRRLVAAEPAARCSSSSRATGRSSATSRRPAPGRCRRPSWWPGCGASEGRTGRSARGRTGP is encoded by the coding sequence ATGGGCGCTGCGGGGACGGGCACGGGGGACGGCGCCGCGTCCGTGCCCGACGACGCGGTCCCGGACGCGCTCCGGGCGATGCTCGTACGGGCCGCCGCGGACGTCCTCGGCGGGATGGAGCCGGCCGAGGTGCCGACCGCGCTGACGGCCGTCCGGCGGTTCGCACCGCGGCGCCGTGCGACGACCGGCGCCGTGCCGCTGTGGACCGCGCTGCGCACCGACGACGCGTTCCGGGCGCGCGTGGCCCGCGTCTGGGCAGCGGCGCACGAGGAGCCGGCGGGGACGGGGTCGGGCGAGGTCGACGACCACCCCGGCGACGACCGGCTCGAGGGGAGCGACCACGCCGCGGCCGGTGCCGCCGGCCGCGGCACGCCGCGTCCGTCCCTCGCGGCGGCGGCGGGCGCCTGGTTGCAGGGGCGCCCGTGGCGCCCCCTGGTCCCGCCGGCGCCCGGTGCGGGTGACGGGCCCGACGACGCGCCCGGCGCCGACCGCCCGTCCGACGCGCTGCGCCGCGAGGCCGAGCGCCTGCGCACCGCGCTCGGGGTCGCCCGGGACGCCGAGCGGGCGACGCGGGAGGAGCTCGCGTCGCTGCAGCGCGAGCTGCGGCGCCTGCGCTCCGACGCCGACCGTGCGCGCAGCGAGGCGCGGCGCCTGGCGGACGACGCCGCGGCGGACGCCGCGCGTGCGGCCGAGGAGCGGCGTGCGGCCGCGGACCTGGCCGCGCAGGCCGCCGACGCACGACGCGCCGCGGCGGCGGAGCGGGCGGCGGCACGCGACCAGGTGCGCACGGGCCGGGCCCTCGCGGACGCGCGGACCCGGCTCCTGCTGGACACGCTCCTCGACGCGGCGGCGGGTCTGCGGGCGGAGCTCGCCCTGCCACCGGTCGCGCGCACACCGGCGGAGATCGTCGCGCCGAGCGCCCCGCCCGCCGGCGACCGACCGACGTCGCGCGGCCGGACCGTCGAGGACCCGGCGCTGCTGGACGAGCTCCTGCGGCTCCCGCGCGCACACCTGCTCGTCGACGGCTACAACGTGAGCAAGACCGGGTGGCCGGGGTTGCCGCTGGCGGACCAGCGTCGGGTGCTCGTCGACTCGCTGGCCCGTCTCGTGGCGCACAGCGGCGCCGAGGTGACGTGCTGCTTCGACGGCGCCGACGGGCACCGGGCGCCGGCGCAGCAGCGCGGCGTCCGGGTGGCGTTCTCGTCGGGCGAGATCGCGGACGACCTGCTGCGTCGCCTCGTCGCGGCGGAGCCGGCAGCCCGGTGCTCGTCGTCGTCACGAGCGACCGGGAGGTCGTCCGCGACGTCGAGGCGGCCGGCGCCTGGGCGGTGCCGTCGGCCGTCCTGGTGGCCCGGCTGCGGCGCGTCTGAGGGCCGGACCGGCCGGTCCGCACGGGGACGGACCGGTCCGTGA
- a CDS encoding AMP-dependent synthetase/ligase, translated as MDEFHTPLLVETDPSDNLNDLFAARVRATPDRPVVERVTAAGTWEPLTARAYDDHVVAVAKGLVARGVAPGGRVGIMSRTRYEWSLLDWAAWAAGAVPVPLYETSSAEQVEWILTDAGVSLLVVETPEHAAVVEEVRAQAPTLREVLVIDDGAVDALVAAGADVPDEEIARRRGLAARDDVATIIYTSGTTGRPKGVELTHGNFAQLTTNAVEKLKEVVQTPGARTFLFMPLAHVFARFVHVLTIPAGAVLGHWPDTKTLVEGIGAFRPTFILSVPRVFEKVYNSAEQKAAAGGKGAIFQRAAKTAIVYSRALDTPSGPSPWLRLQHKVADVLVLSKLRAVLGGQVEWAISGGAPLGERLGHFYRGVGLKVLEGYGLTETTAPATVNLPGRTKIGTVGPALPGTSLRLAADGEVEIRGIQVFRGYHDNPTATAETMRDGWFRTGDLGTIDEDGYLRITGRKKEIIVTAGGKNVAPAVLEDRLRAHPLISQVVVVGDQRPFIGALVTLDPEGVPGWLTAHGKPPMSLAEAATDPDVLASLDKAVERTNRAVSRAESIRKYRILDRDLTIADGYLTPKLSVRRVEVLKDFAADVEALYESAGEH; from the coding sequence ATGGACGAGTTCCACACCCCCCTGCTCGTCGAGACGGACCCGTCGGACAACCTCAACGACCTCTTCGCCGCGCGCGTGCGCGCGACGCCCGACCGTCCCGTCGTCGAGCGCGTGACCGCGGCCGGCACGTGGGAGCCCCTCACGGCGCGCGCGTACGACGACCACGTCGTCGCCGTGGCCAAGGGCCTCGTCGCGCGCGGCGTCGCGCCCGGCGGCCGCGTCGGCATCATGTCGCGCACGCGGTACGAGTGGTCGTTGCTCGACTGGGCCGCGTGGGCCGCCGGCGCCGTGCCGGTGCCGCTGTACGAGACGTCCTCGGCCGAGCAGGTCGAGTGGATCCTCACGGACGCCGGCGTGAGCCTGCTGGTCGTCGAGACCCCCGAGCACGCGGCCGTGGTCGAGGAGGTCCGCGCGCAGGCACCGACCCTGCGTGAGGTGCTGGTGATCGACGACGGAGCCGTCGACGCGCTCGTCGCGGCCGGTGCCGACGTGCCCGACGAGGAGATCGCGCGGCGGCGGGGGCTCGCCGCGCGGGACGACGTCGCGACGATCATCTACACGTCCGGCACCACCGGGCGTCCCAAGGGCGTCGAGCTGACCCACGGCAACTTCGCGCAGCTGACGACGAACGCGGTCGAGAAGCTGAAGGAGGTCGTCCAGACGCCGGGCGCACGCACCTTCCTGTTCATGCCGCTCGCACACGTCTTCGCGCGCTTCGTGCACGTGCTGACGATCCCCGCGGGCGCCGTGCTGGGCCACTGGCCGGACACGAAGACGCTGGTCGAGGGCATCGGCGCCTTCCGGCCGACCTTCATCCTGTCCGTCCCGCGCGTGTTCGAGAAGGTCTACAACTCGGCCGAGCAGAAGGCGGCCGCCGGCGGCAAGGGCGCGATCTTCCAGCGCGCCGCCAAGACGGCGATCGTCTACTCGCGCGCGCTCGACACGCCGTCGGGGCCGAGCCCCTGGCTGCGGCTGCAGCACAAGGTCGCCGACGTCCTCGTGCTGTCGAAGCTGCGTGCGGTGCTCGGAGGGCAGGTCGAGTGGGCGATCTCGGGCGGCGCGCCGCTCGGGGAGCGGCTCGGCCACTTCTACCGCGGCGTCGGGCTCAAGGTCCTCGAGGGCTACGGCCTCACCGAGACCACCGCGCCCGCCACGGTGAACCTGCCCGGCCGCACGAAGATCGGCACGGTCGGCCCCGCGCTGCCCGGCACGTCGCTGCGCCTCGCCGCGGACGGCGAGGTCGAGATCCGCGGCATCCAGGTGTTCCGCGGGTACCACGACAACCCCACGGCGACGGCCGAGACCATGCGCGACGGCTGGTTCCGCACGGGTGACCTCGGCACGATCGACGAGGACGGGTACCTGCGCATCACGGGCCGCAAGAAGGAGATCATCGTGACGGCCGGCGGCAAGAACGTCGCCCCCGCGGTGCTCGAGGACCGGCTGCGGGCGCACCCGCTCATCAGCCAGGTCGTGGTCGTCGGCGACCAGCGGCCGTTCATCGGCGCGCTGGTCACGCTCGACCCCGAGGGGGTGCCCGGGTGGCTGACCGCGCACGGCAAGCCGCCGATGTCGCTGGCCGAGGCCGCGACGGACCCCGACGTGCTGGCGTCGCTCGACAAGGCGGTCGAACGCACGAACCGCGCCGTGTCCCGGGCGGAGTCGATCCGCAAGTACCGCATCCTCGACCGCGACCTGACGATCGCGGACGGCTACCTCACGCCCAAGCTGAGCGTGCGCCGCGTCGAGGTGCTCAAGGACTTCGCGGCCGACGTGGAGGCGCTGTACGAGTCGGCCGGCGAGCACTGA
- a CDS encoding ROK family glucokinase: MHAIGVDIGGTKIAAGVVDDDGVIVAQTRRDTDPDDVASIDAAIADVYRELSASYEVREVGLAAAGFVAADRSGVLFAPNIAWREYPLRDRVAALIGDPAVKIVVENDANAAGWAEFRYGVARDVSDMVMLTLGTGLGGAIVTHGRLVRGAWGVAAEIGHMRVVPGGHYCGCGHEGCWEQYVSGSALVRNAQAAAVTQPERAVRLIELAGGRADKITGPLVTQCAQEGDPLATELLGDVARWVGEGAATVAALLDPEMFVLGGGVSAAGDLLLAPARNAYAEQLSARGHRPEAAIVVASMGNDAGMVGAADLARV; encoded by the coding sequence ATGCACGCCATCGGTGTCGACATCGGCGGGACGAAGATCGCAGCCGGAGTCGTGGACGACGACGGCGTCATCGTCGCCCAGACCCGTCGGGACACCGACCCGGACGACGTCGCGAGCATCGACGCGGCGATCGCGGACGTGTACCGCGAGCTGAGCGCCTCCTACGAGGTGCGCGAGGTCGGCCTCGCGGCCGCGGGGTTCGTCGCCGCCGACCGGTCCGGCGTGCTGTTCGCGCCCAACATCGCGTGGCGCGAGTACCCCCTGCGCGACAGGGTGGCGGCGCTCATCGGCGACCCGGCGGTGAAGATCGTCGTGGAGAACGACGCCAACGCGGCCGGCTGGGCGGAGTTCCGGTACGGCGTCGCACGCGACGTCTCGGACATGGTCATGCTGACGCTCGGCACCGGGCTCGGCGGCGCGATCGTCACGCACGGCAGGCTGGTGCGCGGCGCCTGGGGCGTCGCTGCGGAGATCGGGCACATGCGCGTGGTGCCGGGCGGGCACTACTGCGGCTGCGGGCACGAGGGCTGCTGGGAGCAGTACGTGTCCGGGTCCGCGCTCGTGCGCAACGCGCAGGCCGCGGCCGTCACCCAGCCCGAGCGGGCGGTGCGGCTCATCGAGCTCGCAGGCGGTCGGGCGGACAAGATCACGGGTCCGCTCGTGACCCAGTGCGCCCAGGAGGGCGACCCGCTCGCGACCGAGCTGCTGGGCGACGTCGCCCGGTGGGTGGGCGAGGGGGCCGCGACCGTGGCCGCCCTGCTCGACCCCGAGATGTTCGTGCTCGGCGGCGGGGTGAGCGCCGCGGGCGACCTCCTGCTCGCACCGGCGCGCAACGCGTACGCCGAGCAGCTGTCGGCACGCGGGCACCGTCCGGAGGCCGCGATCGTCGTCGCGTCCATGGGCAACGACGCCGGCATGGTCGGCGCGGCGGACCTCGCCCGCGTCTGA
- a CDS encoding lysophospholipid acyltransferase family protein: MFYWLMKRVFVGPLLHLVYRPWVRGAENVPAEGAAILASNHLAVIDSFFLPLVLDREIVFIGKQEYFTGRGLKGRLTAGFMRGVGTIPVDRGGGKASEAALRTGLKRLREGGLFGIYPEGTRSPDGRLYRGKTGIARLALESGAPVVPLAMVGTDVAQPLGRKIPKVMRIGVVIGEPLDFSRYRGMENDRFILRSVTDEIMYAIMSLSGQEYVDVYAATQKARIATGHPAADEAGQLPDAPGGRPRPDVQVPVPPEDGPSASVG, encoded by the coding sequence TTGTTCTACTGGTTGATGAAGCGGGTGTTCGTCGGGCCCCTGCTGCACCTGGTCTACCGGCCGTGGGTGCGGGGGGCCGAGAACGTGCCCGCGGAGGGGGCGGCGATCCTCGCGAGCAACCACCTCGCGGTCATCGACTCGTTCTTCCTCCCGCTCGTGCTCGACCGCGAGATCGTGTTCATCGGCAAGCAGGAGTACTTCACCGGCCGCGGCCTCAAGGGGCGTCTGACGGCGGGCTTCATGCGCGGCGTCGGGACGATCCCGGTGGACCGCGGCGGCGGCAAGGCGAGCGAGGCAGCCCTGCGCACGGGCCTCAAGCGCCTGCGCGAGGGCGGCCTGTTCGGCATCTACCCCGAGGGCACGCGCAGCCCGGACGGCCGCCTCTACCGCGGCAAGACCGGCATCGCCCGCCTCGCGCTCGAGTCCGGTGCGCCGGTCGTCCCGCTGGCGATGGTCGGCACCGATGTCGCACAGCCGCTCGGCCGCAAGATCCCGAAGGTCATGCGCATCGGCGTCGTCATCGGCGAGCCCCTCGACTTCAGCCGCTACCGCGGCATGGAGAACGACCGCTTCATCCTCCGGTCGGTCACCGACGAGATCATGTACGCGATCATGAGCCTGTCCGGCCAGGAGTACGTCGACGTGTACGCGGCCACCCAGAAGGCCCGCATCGCCACCGGGCACCCGGCCGCGGACGAGGCCGGGCAGCTCCCGGACGCACCCGGCGGACGACCGCGTCCCGATGTCCAGGTTCCGGTCCCGCCGGAGGACGGCCCGTCCGCGTCAGTAGGATGA
- a CDS encoding pyrophosphate--fructose-6-phosphate 1-phosphotransferase, whose translation MSVRRVALLTAGGFAPCLSSAVGGLIERYTEIAPEVEIIAYQHGYHGLLLGEKLVVTPEVRARAGVLHRFGGSPIGNSRVKLTNAADCVKRGLVQEGQDPLQVAAEQLKADGVDVLHTIGGDDTNTTAADLAAYLHENGYELTVVGLPKTIDNDVVPIRQSLGAWTAAEEAAGFAANIIGEHRSGPRMLIVHEVMGRHCGWLTAAAAAEYRKWLDLQEWVPGIGLTRERWDVHAVFLPELALDIDAEAERLKAIMDEQGNVNVFLSEGAGMHEIVEQLEAAGETVQRDPFGHVKLDTINPGQWFAKQFAKKLGAEKTMVQKSGYYSRAAAANAEDLRLIKSMTDFAVDSALRGESGVIGHDEEQGDRLRAIEFPRIAGGKAFDVTQPWFGALLADIGQPLVPASHA comes from the coding sequence ATGTCGGTCCGTCGCGTCGCACTCCTGACCGCCGGCGGTTTCGCTCCGTGCCTGTCCTCCGCCGTCGGGGGGCTCATCGAGCGCTATACGGAGATCGCCCCCGAGGTCGAGATCATCGCCTACCAGCACGGGTACCACGGTCTGCTCCTCGGCGAGAAGCTCGTCGTGACGCCCGAGGTGCGCGCCAGGGCCGGCGTGCTGCACCGGTTCGGCGGGTCGCCGATCGGCAACTCCCGCGTCAAGCTCACCAACGCGGCCGACTGCGTCAAGCGCGGCCTCGTGCAGGAGGGCCAGGACCCGCTGCAGGTCGCGGCGGAGCAGCTCAAGGCCGACGGCGTCGACGTGCTGCACACGATCGGCGGCGACGACACGAACACGACGGCTGCCGACCTGGCGGCCTACCTGCACGAGAACGGCTACGAGCTCACGGTCGTCGGCCTGCCCAAGACGATCGACAACGACGTCGTGCCGATCCGCCAGTCGCTCGGTGCGTGGACCGCGGCCGAGGAGGCCGCGGGCTTCGCCGCCAACATCATCGGCGAGCACCGCTCCGGGCCGCGCATGCTGATCGTGCACGAGGTCATGGGCCGGCACTGCGGGTGGCTCACGGCGGCGGCGGCGGCGGAGTACCGCAAGTGGCTCGACCTGCAGGAGTGGGTCCCCGGCATCGGCCTGACGCGCGAGCGCTGGGACGTGCACGCCGTCTTCCTGCCCGAGCTGGCGCTCGACATCGACGCCGAGGCCGAGCGCCTCAAGGCGATCATGGACGAGCAGGGCAACGTCAACGTCTTCCTGTCGGAGGGTGCGGGCATGCACGAGATCGTCGAGCAGCTCGAGGCGGCCGGCGAGACCGTCCAGCGCGACCCGTTCGGCCACGTCAAGCTCGACACGATCAACCCGGGGCAGTGGTTCGCGAAGCAGTTCGCGAAGAAGCTCGGCGCCGAGAAGACCATGGTGCAGAAGTCGGGCTACTACTCGCGCGCCGCGGCCGCCAACGCCGAGGACCTGCGCCTCATCAAGTCGATGACCGACTTCGCCGTCGACTCCGCGCTGCGCGGGGAGTCCGGCGTCATCGGGCACGACGAGGAGCAGGGGGACCGGCTGCGTGCCATCGAGTTCCCGCGCATCGCCGGCGGTAAGGCGTTCGACGTGACGCAGCCGTGGTTCGGCGCACTCCTCGCGGACATCGGGCAGCCCCTCGTGCCGGCGAGCCACGCATGA
- a CDS encoding class II 3-deoxy-7-phosphoheptulonate synthase — MSVEPDPRVVEGLDAWEGLTALQQPQWPDRAELRRVRDRLATLPPLVFAGEADALRAQLAAAGRGEAFVLQGGDCAETFADSTADNIRNKIKTILQMAVVLTYGASLPVVKMGRMAGQYAKPRSSDSETRGDVTLPAFRGDIINGYDFTPEARTPDPQRLLEAYHTSASTLNLIRAFTTGGFASLLRVHEWNRGFTTNPAYARYEEIAAEIDRAIRFMAACGADFDALRTVDFYACHEGLLLDYERPLTRVDSRTGLPYDCSAHLLWIGERTRQLDGAHVDYFSRVQNPLGVKLGPTSTGDDAIALMDKLNPSGEPGRITFVTRMGAGKVRDLLPALVEKVTADGRPVTWVCDPMHGNGITSASGYKTRRFSDVIDEVAGFFEVHRALGTVPGGLHIELTGDDVTEVLGGSEEIDDEGLARRYETLVDPRLNHQQSLEMAFRVVELLRRA, encoded by the coding sequence ATGAGCGTCGAGCCGGACCCGCGGGTCGTCGAGGGCCTCGACGCGTGGGAGGGCCTGACGGCGCTCCAGCAGCCGCAGTGGCCCGACCGCGCCGAGCTCCGTCGCGTGCGCGACCGGCTCGCGACGCTGCCCCCGCTCGTGTTCGCGGGCGAGGCGGACGCGCTGCGCGCCCAGCTCGCGGCCGCGGGCCGCGGCGAGGCGTTCGTGCTGCAGGGCGGCGACTGCGCGGAGACGTTCGCGGACTCCACCGCGGACAACATCCGCAACAAGATCAAGACGATCCTGCAGATGGCGGTCGTGCTCACGTACGGCGCGAGCCTGCCGGTCGTGAAGATGGGTCGCATGGCGGGGCAGTACGCCAAGCCGCGGTCGTCCGACAGCGAGACGCGCGGCGACGTGACGCTGCCCGCGTTCCGTGGCGACATCATCAACGGGTACGACTTCACGCCGGAGGCGCGGACGCCCGACCCGCAGCGGCTGCTCGAGGCGTACCACACGTCGGCGTCGACGCTGAACCTCATCCGCGCGTTCACGACGGGCGGCTTCGCGTCGCTGCTGCGGGTGCACGAGTGGAACCGGGGCTTCACGACCAACCCCGCGTACGCGCGCTACGAGGAGATCGCCGCGGAGATCGACCGCGCGATCCGGTTCATGGCGGCGTGCGGCGCGGACTTCGACGCGCTGCGCACCGTCGACTTCTACGCGTGCCACGAGGGCCTGCTGCTGGACTACGAGCGCCCCCTCACGCGCGTCGACTCGCGCACCGGGCTGCCGTACGACTGCTCGGCCCACCTCCTGTGGATCGGGGAGCGCACGCGCCAGCTCGACGGCGCGCACGTCGACTACTTCTCGCGCGTGCAGAACCCGCTCGGCGTGAAGCTCGGCCCGACCTCCACCGGTGACGACGCGATCGCGCTCATGGACAAGCTCAACCCGTCGGGGGAGCCGGGGCGGATCACGTTCGTCACGCGCATGGGTGCCGGCAAGGTCCGCGACCTGCTGCCCGCGCTCGTCGAGAAGGTCACGGCCGACGGACGCCCCGTCACGTGGGTGTGCGACCCGATGCACGGCAACGGCATCACGTCGGCGTCCGGGTACAAGACCCGCCGGTTCAGCGACGTCATCGACGAGGTGGCCGGCTTCTTCGAGGTCCACCGCGCGCTGGGCACCGTGCCGGGCGGCCTGCACATCGAGCTCACCGGCGACGACGTCACCGAGGTGCTCGGCGGCTCGGAGGAGATCGACGACGAGGGCCTCGCGCGCCGGTACGAGACGCTCGTCGACCCGCGGCTGAACCACCAGCAGTCGCTGGAGATGGCGTTCCGCGTCGTGGAGCTGCTGCGCCGGGCGTGA